The Arthrobacter sp. OAP107 DNA segment GTTTAAGTAGGTCTGCCCCCGCAAGTGCGGGGGCAGACCGTCCAGAATTCGGCCCTAAAGTCGCCGAATGTGAAGTTTGTTACTGCTTTATGTTCGCCAAATCACACTTAGAGGGTGATGAGGCCCGTCGCATTGGCGCGCGCGGCGGCAAAACGGGCGGACACGTCAGCCCAGTTCACGATGTTCCAGAACGCCTTGACGTAGTCGGCCTTGACGTTGACGTAGTCCAGGTAGAAGGCGTGCTCCCACATGTCCAGCATCAGCAGCGGGGTGGTGCCCAATGCGACGTTGCCCTGCTGGTCGTAGAGCTGCTCGATGACGAGGTTGCCGCCGATGGGCTCATAGGCCAGGAAGCCCCAGCCCGATCCCTGCAGGCCGAGGGCGGCTGCGGAGAACTGGGCACGGAAGGCGTCGAACGAGCCGAAGGCGTCGTCGATGGCTGCGGCGAGCTCACCTTCGGGCTTGTCGCCTCCGTCCGGGGAGAGGTTGTTCCAGAACACGGAGTGGTTGATGTGGCCGCCGGTGTGGAAGGCCAGGTCCTTGGAAAGCCGGTTGATGTTGGCGAAGTCGCCCTTTTCGCGCGCCTCGGCCAGCTGGGCCAGCGCGTTGTTGGCGCCCGTCACGTACGCGGCGTGGTGCTTGCTGTGGTGCAGCTCCATGATCCGTGCAGAGATGTGGGGCTCGAGCGCTGCGTAGTCGTAGCTGAGTTCGGGCAGAACGTACTCGGTCACAAAA contains these protein-coding regions:
- a CDS encoding superoxide dismutase translates to MTEYVLPELSYDYAALEPHISARIMELHHSKHHAAYVTGANNALAQLAEAREKGDFANINRLSKDLAFHTGGHINHSVFWNNLSPDGGDKPEGELAAAIDDAFGSFDAFRAQFSAAALGLQGSGWGFLAYEPIGGNLVIEQLYDQQGNVALGTTPLLMLDMWEHAFYLDYVNVKADYVKAFWNIVNWADVSARFAAARANATGLITL